CGACCTGCAGGTCCTCGACGCCACCGGCGCCCACGCCCTCGGTGAGATCGTGGCCGACCTCGAGCGTCGGCACATCACCGTCCTGCTGAAGGGCCCCCGGCCGGAGCACGAGCGGTTGCTGCGCAACGTCGGCGCGCTCGACCACCTCGCGTCGGAGCACCACCTCTTCACCGACCTCGACGCCGCGGTGGCCCACGCGCGGCTCCACGCGTCGGGCGCGGGGCACGATCCGACCTGTCGACCGCCGTCGCCCCGCGCTGCGTGACCTGTCAGGGCGTGGGCCGCGTGAAGACCGCCCGTGCCGCTTCGGTCGTCGTCCGTTGGGCGCACCCGTGCACGTGGTCGTTGACCAGGCCCATCGCCTGCATGAACGCGAAGACGGTGGTCGGCCCGACGAAGCGCCAGCCTCGCCGCTTCAGCTCCTTGGCCATCGCCACCGACTCGGGGGAGGTCGTGACCGTCTGCGGGTCGGGGAGCGTCGCCGGGTCCGGCTCGAAGCGCCAGACGAACGATCCGAGCGAGCCCTCGGCGTCGATCAGCTCGACGGCGGCACGGGCGTTGGCGAGGACGGCCTCGATCTTGCCCCGGTGCCGCACGATCCCGGCGTCGCCGAGCAGCCGTTCGACGTCCGCTGCCCCGTAGGCCGCGACCCGTTCGATCGCGAACCCGTCGAACGCGGCGCGGAAGTTCTCACGCTTGGCGAGGATCGTCCGCCAGCTCAGGCCGGACTGGAACGCCTCCAGGCTGAGCTTCTCGAAGAGCCGGTCGTCGTCGCCGACGGGCTGGCCCCACTCGTCGTCGTGGTAGGCGAGGAAGTCCGGAGCGCCGGCCGCCCACGGGCACCGCTCGACGCCGTCCGGCCCCCGCCAGGTGGCCGTGGTCATCGGCCGACCGCGGCAGCGAGCTCGGGATGGATGCGCGATGGCACGATCTCGGTGATCGTCGGCGTGGCGACCCCGTGCGCCACGAACGGGTCCTGGTGCACGCGGGCTGAGAGGGTCGCCTCGGAGGTCCGGCGGGCGAGGATGGCGCCACCGCGGCCTGGCACAGAGCCGACGAGCAGGAAGACGCCGTCCTCGACGCCCCGGTCGATCCACGCGGCGTGGCCAGGTGCGTGAGCCCCGGCGTGTGTCGGATCGGTGATCTCGAGGGTCACGAGGTACACGGGGTCCGGCGTCTCTGCGGTCATCGGGTCGTCCTTCCGTCGTCGGTGGTGGTGATCTCGGCCAGCCACGCGTGGAGCAGCTGGGCCTCGCGGCGCACGAACGAGGCGTCGCGGTGGACCTGGGCGAGCAGGGCGATCCCCTGGCTGCGCATCAGGACGTGGAGCGCCCGCTCGTCGGCCAGGTCCGCGTCGCCGAGGGCGGCGAACTGCTGGCGGAGCCAGGCGCGGAACTGGTCGAGGATCGATGCGGCGTCGTCGCGCATCGGGTGGTCGGCCTTGGCCAGCTCGGCGCAGAGGGAGCCGACCGGGCACCCGTGCTCGATGATCGGGGCCATGTTCGTGATGACGATGTCGATGAACCGGCCGATGCGTCCGGCCGGGGAGTCCTCGTCCTGCTCCCACTCGGCGAGCATCTCAGCGGTGCGCTGCGTGCGGCGCTCGATCACCGCCCGGAGCAGGTCGTCCTTCGCTCGGAAGTGGTAGTGGAAGTTCCCCTTCGCGATGCCGGTGCGGGCGGCGAGCGACGAGAAGGAGGTGGCGGCCACGCCGTGCTCGTAGAACTCGTCGTCGGCGCAGGCCACGATCCGCTCCCTCGTCGCCGCTGCGTTCCGCATCGCACCTCCCCGTTCGTTTCCCTCTAGGACGAGCGTCCTAGAGCGGGTGAACCATAGCTCGTCGCTGGGGCACCGCCACGACGGGATCAGTTGCGTGAGCCGATGCGGTCGCGCCGACGCCAGACGGCGCGTCCGATGAGCACGAGAAGGGCGAGGATCACCGCCACGTCGATGTAGTCGGAGTACCTGCCGACCGACTGCCACTGGCTCCCGAGGAGGTAGCCCGCCCCGACGAGGAGGCAGTTCCACGCCACCGTCCCGAGGAGGGTGAGGCCGATGAACGCCGGGAACGGCATCGCCTGGAACCCGGCGGGGAGAGAGACGATGCTCCGAACGCCGGGCACCAACCGCCCGATGAGCACCGACGAGCCGCCGTGCCGTCTGAACCAGGCCTGTGCCCGATCGAGGTCCTCGCGCTCGACGAGCGGCACCCGCACGAGCAGGTCGTTCACCCGCTGCTCGCCCCACCGCCGGCCGAGTCCGTAGAGGGCCAGGGCGCCGATGAGCGAACCGATGGTGGCCGCGACCACAGCGCCGAGCAGGTGCATCCGGTCCCGCTCGGCGAGGTAGCCAGCGAGGGGGAGGACGACCTCGCTCGGGATCGGGGGGAAGAGGTTCTCGAGGAGGGTGAGCGCACCGACGCCGAGGACGCCGAGCGCGTCGATCACGTCGACCACCCAACCCGACAGTCCGCTGAGCTCGTCGGCATCCGAGGCGGCCGCGACGAGCATGAGGGTGTCGATCGTCATGGAACCTGTGCCTGCCCCGTCGGGCGCCCGCTGGAACCCGACCGGCGGGCGGCCCGTACAGTCGGACCATGGACCGCGTCGTCGAGGAACTGGTCGCTGCCCTCCCGGAGGGAGCGGTCGTCTCCGACCCCGACGTCGTCGAGGGCTACCGGTTCGATCGCGCATCGACGGTCACACCGGGTCGTCCTCGCGCCGTGGTGCGCGCCACCTGCACCGCCGACGTGCAGGCCGTGCTGCGCATCGCGTCGCAGCACCGGGTGCCGGTCGTGCCGCGCGGCGCGGGCACCGGCCTGTCGGGCGGTGCGGCGGCGGTCGACGGGGCGATCACCCTGTCGACCGATCGCATGCGTGCCGTCGACGTCGACCCGGCGGCGATGGTCGCCGTCGTCCAGCCGGGCGCGCTCAACGCCGAGGTGAAGGCGGCGGCTGCCGAGCACGGGCTCTGGTACCCGCCCGATCCGTCGTCCTACGAGATCTGCTCGATCGGCGGCAACCTCGCCACCAACGCCGGCGGCCTGTGCTGCGTCCGGCAGGGGGTCACCACCGACTACGTCCTCGGCATCGAGGTCGTCCTCGCCGACGGTCGGGCCGTCCGTCTCGGCGGGCGCACGATCAAGGACGTCGCCGGCTACGACCTGAAGCGCCTGTTCGTGGGCTCCGAGGGCACCCTCGGCGTCATCACCGAGGCGACGCTGCGCCTGCGCCCGGCCCCGCCACCGCTGGCCACGATCGTCGCGACGTTCGACGACGTCGTCGACGCCGGTCGGGCCGTGACGGCGATCATGGGGCAGCTCCGCCCGGCCACGCTCGAGCTGATGGACGCCGCCGCCGTGGCCGCGGTCGAGGCGGTGAAGCCGATGGGGCTCGCCGCGGTCGGCGCCCTCCTCCTCGCGCAGTGCGACGTGGGGAGCGCGGACGTCGCCGCCGTCGTCGCCGCCTGCGAGTCCGCCGGCGCCGCGTACGTCGCGGCGACCGAGGACGCCGACGAGGGCGAGCTCCTCCTCGGTGCCCGTCGCATGGCGATCCCGTGCGTCGAGCGTCTGGGTGCCGTGCTCATCGAGGACGTCGGCGTGCCCATCCCGCGCATCCCCGACCTCGTCGCCGCGGTCGAGCAGGTCGCGGCGCGCACGCAGACCCGCATCCCGGTAATCGGCCACGCCGGTGACGGCAACTTCCACCCCCTCGTCACCTTCGACCCGGCGGACGCCGACGCCGCGGCCCGGGCGCAGGTCGCCTTCGACGAGGTCATGCGGGCCGCGCTCGCGCTGGGCGGGACCATCACGGGGGAGCACGGCGTCGGCAGCCTGAAGGCCGCGCACCTGCACGACCAGCTGGGGCCCGACGTGCTCGACCTCTCCCGGCGGGTGAAGGCGGCCCTCGACCCCGACGGCATCCTCAACCCAGGCAAGTGGATCTGACGCACCATCTCTCAGCATGAGTTGACTCAATCTCTGTTGACCTTTTACCGTGTCGGTCATGGACGGACCTCCCGACCTGGAGCATCGAGCACGACGTCACGCCGCGCTGGGTGACCCGGTGCGCCTCCGCATCGTCGACGAGCTGGCGACCTCCGACCGGGCGCCGGTCGAGCTGCGGCAGCGGCTCGGGATCGAGTCGAACCTCCTCGCCCACCACCTCGAGGTGCTGGAGTCGGTCGGCGTCGTCGAGCGCCACCGGTCGAGCGGCGACGGTCGCCGCCGGTACGTCCACCTCGTCCGTCGGTCGCTCGACGACCTGGTCCTCCGCCCGTCCCTCGCCCCCGGGCCCGCGCTGTTCGTGTGCACCGCCAACTCCGCCCGCTCGCAGCTGGCCGCAGCGTTGTGGCGGGCGCGCACAGGCCACGACGCGTCGTCCGCCGGCACCCACCCCGCCGAGCGCGTCCACCCGGGTGCGGTGCACGCCGCGCGCCGCGCCGGCCTCGACCTGGGGGACGCGGTGCCGCAGGCGTTGGAGGCGGCCGGTGCGGCGCCGGCGCTGGTCGTCACCGTGTGCGACCGCGCCCACGAGGAGCTCTCGCCGTCAGGGGAGTGGCTCCACTGGTCGGTACCCGACCCCGTGCCCGACGGCTCCGCCAAGGCCTTCGACGCCGCCGTCGCCGAGCTGCGGACGCGGATCGACGGGCTGGTGGGGGTCTCGTGACCGATGCCCAGCTGGCGCACGAACCGCAGACCGGCATCGGGGAGCTGCGCCTCGACCTCGTCCGCCGGCTCGTGGCCGAGGGGTTCGGCACCGCGATGCTCATCGTCGCCGTCGTCGGATCCGGCATCGCAGCCAGTCGGCTGTCGGCCGGCGACGTCGGGCTGCAGCTCCTCGAGAACGCCGCGGCGACCACCGCCGCGCTGATCGGGCTCATCCTCATGTTCGGTGCGGTGTCCGGCGCGCACTTCAACCCCGTCGTGACGCTCCTCGACCGGGCGCTCGGCACGATGACCACCCGCGACACCGGTCTCTACGTGCTCGCCCAGGTCGTGGGGGGATGCGTCGGCACCGTCCTCGCCAACGTGATGTTCGAGCTGCCCGCCGTCGCCTGGTCCACCACCGACCGCTCGTCCGCCGCGCTGTGGCTGTCCGAGGTCCTCGCCACCCTCACCCTGCTCGTCCTCATCCAGGGGTGCGTGCGCACCGGTCGGACGTCGGTCGTCCCCTTCGCCGTCGGCATCTGGATCGGCGGGGCCTACTGGTTCACGTCGTCGACGAGCTTCGCGAACCCGGCGGTCACCATCGCCCGGACGCTGTCGGACAGCTTCGCCGGCATCGCGCCGGCCTCGGCGCCCGGGTTCGTGGCCGCCCAACTGGTCGGCTGCGTCCTGGCGTACGCGCTCGTCCGGTTCCTCTACCCGCACCACCGATCGGAGGCTGCGCTGTGACCACCACCGTCCCCGAGGTCCTCTTCGTCTGCGTCCACAACGCGGGTCGCTCCCAGATGGCCGCGGCGCTGCTCGCGCGCCACGCCGGCGACCGGGTCGTCGTCCGCTCGGCCGGCTCGGCCCCGGCCGACGACCTCAACCCCGCCGTCGTCGAGGCCATGGCCGAGGTCGGCATCGACCTGCGGGCTGCCGGCGCACGCCCGAAGCGCCTGGA
This portion of the Actinomarinicola tropica genome encodes:
- a CDS encoding DNA-3-methyladenine glycosylase I, coding for MTTATWRGPDGVERCPWAAGAPDFLAYHDDEWGQPVGDDDRLFEKLSLEAFQSGLSWRTILAKRENFRAAFDGFAIERVAAYGAADVERLLGDAGIVRHRGKIEAVLANARAAVELIDAEGSLGSFVWRFEPDPATLPDPQTVTTSPESVAMAKELKRRGWRFVGPTTVFAFMQAMGLVNDHVHGCAQRTTTEAARAVFTRPTP
- a CDS encoding YciI family protein; the encoded protein is MTAETPDPVYLVTLEITDPTHAGAHAPGHAAWIDRGVEDGVFLLVGSVPGRGGAILARRTSEATLSARVHQDPFVAHGVATPTITEIVPSRIHPELAAAVGR
- a CDS encoding TetR/AcrR family transcriptional regulator gives rise to the protein MRNAAATRERIVACADDEFYEHGVAATSFSSLAARTGIAKGNFHYHFRAKDDLLRAVIERRTQRTAEMLAEWEQDEDSPAGRIGRFIDIVITNMAPIIEHGCPVGSLCAELAKADHPMRDDAASILDQFRAWLRQQFAALGDADLADERALHVLMRSQGIALLAQVHRDASFVRREAQLLHAWLAEITTTDDGRTTR
- a CDS encoding DedA family protein translates to MTIDTLMLVAAASDADELSGLSGWVVDVIDALGVLGVGALTLLENLFPPIPSEVVLPLAGYLAERDRMHLLGAVVAATIGSLIGALALYGLGRRWGEQRVNDLLVRVPLVEREDLDRAQAWFRRHGGSSVLIGRLVPGVRSIVSLPAGFQAMPFPAFIGLTLLGTVAWNCLLVGAGYLLGSQWQSVGRYSDYIDVAVILALLVLIGRAVWRRRDRIGSRN
- a CDS encoding FAD-binding oxidoreductase, translated to MDRVVEELVAALPEGAVVSDPDVVEGYRFDRASTVTPGRPRAVVRATCTADVQAVLRIASQHRVPVVPRGAGTGLSGGAAAVDGAITLSTDRMRAVDVDPAAMVAVVQPGALNAEVKAAAAEHGLWYPPDPSSYEICSIGGNLATNAGGLCCVRQGVTTDYVLGIEVVLADGRAVRLGGRTIKDVAGYDLKRLFVGSEGTLGVITEATLRLRPAPPPLATIVATFDDVVDAGRAVTAIMGQLRPATLELMDAAAVAAVEAVKPMGLAAVGALLLAQCDVGSADVAAVVAACESAGAAYVAATEDADEGELLLGARRMAIPCVERLGAVLIEDVGVPIPRIPDLVAAVEQVAARTQTRIPVIGHAGDGNFHPLVTFDPADADAAARAQVAFDEVMRAALALGGTITGEHGVGSLKAAHLHDQLGPDVLDLSRRVKAALDPDGILNPGKWI
- a CDS encoding arsenate reductase/protein-tyrosine-phosphatase family protein, which codes for MDGPPDLEHRARRHAALGDPVRLRIVDELATSDRAPVELRQRLGIESNLLAHHLEVLESVGVVERHRSSGDGRRRYVHLVRRSLDDLVLRPSLAPGPALFVCTANSARSQLAAALWRARTGHDASSAGTHPAERVHPGAVHAARRAGLDLGDAVPQALEAAGAAPALVVTVCDRAHEELSPSGEWLHWSVPDPVPDGSAKAFDAAVAELRTRIDGLVGVS
- a CDS encoding aquaporin — its product is MTDAQLAHEPQTGIGELRLDLVRRLVAEGFGTAMLIVAVVGSGIAASRLSAGDVGLQLLENAAATTAALIGLILMFGAVSGAHFNPVVTLLDRALGTMTTRDTGLYVLAQVVGGCVGTVLANVMFELPAVAWSTTDRSSAALWLSEVLATLTLLVLIQGCVRTGRTSVVPFAVGIWIGGAYWFTSSTSFANPAVTIARTLSDSFAGIAPASAPGFVAAQLVGCVLAYALVRFLYPHHRSEAAL